Part of the Benincasa hispida cultivar B227 unplaced genomic scaffold, ASM972705v1 Contig533, whole genome shotgun sequence genome, tggatattaaattattttaattaattttatttaaaattaattatttgaaatagttttatttaaaattagaaatttgaatttttgaaaaattcaaatattaaattcaattttagttttaatttaatttttttgaaaatttaattaaagaaaattggatttaattctaaaaattggaaaaactcAATTTAGTGGGTTTATCCCACATGAGACACCCAATTTCTACTCAAATCTTTGTGGATTTGGTATCATTTTTCTATGCAATTTAATGACACCAAATATGCTGAATAAAAGTCAATTGATTCAACTAAGATGAATGGCATGCaaagtagggaagatcaagtggtggtctacacctAATTACTGAGGAGATTGAAACTAAATTTCGTGGATTAAAGAATATCTTCAAAGATAACTTCTCAAAACCCTATTTTCTATTGtgaacatgctttcttaattgctaaaattgatgaattagtgtgcttaatgattctatttACTTCCACTAATTGCATGTTAATTCCAACAATTGCTCTAAATTCagctcattttggatcccacaatccaatttAAATATCTAgaaaaatagtagagaagatcaagtggtgaTCCACACCTTgttgttgttatgaacaaatTGTTGTTGTTATCTAGAAGATCAAAGATTGAAGCTAAATTTTGTAGAttgaaaaaggtcttcaaagatAACTTCTTAAAATTCTATTTTCGGTCATGAACATGCTTTGTATGCTAATTTCAACCAAATGGTCATGACTAAAGTGTCAAATAgactttcttttatttagaatccaAAAACAGTCTATAAATTCAAATAACAGATTCAACCagcttaaaataataataataaatcaaaccAACCTAAACACTCCCGTAGATCTACGACTTCCACCCACCAAACGGAACAATCAGTTAAGCAGCGGCCATTAACCATTTCCTTCATCATCGACACCGAGCCTGTAATGTTGCAGAGCAGAAGTTCCATTCAAGCCTCTGTTATTGTGGTAGAAATAGAAGTCTTTGAGCGTCGTTTCACTGTACTTGGCAGGATTTAGTTCCGATAACAATTCCTTTATGGGTCCATAAACTTGAGATGTTGGATAAACCCCGATCCCAAAAAAGCTCGCAATTGAAACCCTTGGACCTTCACGATTCGATAGCACTCGATGCTCCACGCTCTTGAACCGATCGTTCGAAATCAGCTGCAAAAATAATTCAATGCTAAGTATTACAAAATGGGAAACCTTACATTCTGAATCTTTATGGGTAAATCTTAGAAGCTTGCCTGCAGAAGATCCCCAATGTTGACGACCAAGGCCCCTGGAATTGGGGGAACATCAACCCACTTCTTCTGGTGAAGAACTTGAAGAACTCCGATTTGGTCGTCTTGTAGAAGCACCGTCAAGAAATCATTATCGGCGTGTTCTGTTGTACCTAAAGTGAGCTCTGGCTGTGGACATGCTGGATAATAATGACACAGAACAGCTAGTCCCCTGTCGCATTCGATGTCGCTCAGATAATTTGTATTCAAGCCAAGAGCCTCCGAAAGCAACTCAAATAACATTATCCccaatttcttcatttcttttgaGTACTCGAACAGGATGTCTCTACAGAAAACACCAACTAattaagaaaagagaaaaagaggagagcaaaaaagaaaataaaatgaaaacccCTGTTTTTATCACATTGGAAACCAGAATGTTACCGGCAAATTTCAGGCAAGTCTTGTGGGTTTGGAAGATTAGGAGCCATGAAACAGAGGAATGTGTCTCTCCAATTAGCGGCTGGTGCAGTAAACAGATCGAAATTACTGTTGTAAACAATGGATTTTGTGTTGTGGCGAGTGTAAAATTGCTTCTTCAATTCGGTATCTTGTTCGTAAAATCTTAGTGTCCCGTTTTTCATCTCATCCAGAACACTCACTGGAACTCCATGGTTGACCAATTGGAAGAAACCCCATTTTTCAGAGGCTTCTCGGACTTTGTAGACGACATCTCTTCGTTTGGATGAATCTATGTCGATGCCTTCGAGGTCTATCACTGGAATGCTCAGTTCGATGTCTCCGGGAGCAGGGGACTCGCTGGCATCAGGCGGTCGGTAAAATATTCGCGGTATTTGGGTTATGCCGCTGTCGACTAGGCCTTTCACTCCGGCTTTTGTATCGTCGAAGAGTTTCAGTTCCGCGGCTCTGTCGAAATGTTCGTCGTCGTTGGCTGCTGGAGTTAAGTCAACTCCGTCGACTACATTCTTGTCTTGGTGCAACATTATAACAAATTTTCTCTTGACTCGATTTTCATTTGAGAATCTCAATCTCAGTTTCTAGTTCCTAGACTcgcatttatataaaataaaatagaatacctTTTGTATTACCAAGCTCACAAGcctaaatattataattttttttttttaatgaaaaattggaagaaataattttgttttgtttgaccTAAGTCtctagttttaaaatgttacccTTTAGATAAATTTGCAGTTTGGATTCAATTTAGtaattagatttcaaaatttataattttacttttgaCTTTTGAACTTTTGTCtcgatttaatttttaagtcttatgatttatacttttaacatcgatttttaactaaatacttactttatttatttaacgtaatgtcaattttttaattaaaagtaaaaaaattataattaattatttttttagaataggtgatattattatacaacaacaaggaggATTCCATAGCCTGGGATCAAGGCATCGTAACAACAAAGTACAAGCAAAGATAGGACTCGATCGAAACAAAGCCAAAACAAACGCAAATAACACCATCCACCTgggagaaaaacaaagaaaatgaaacaaaaccCCACAACCTGGGACCAACagcaaaacaaagaacaatggCAAGtacaaaaagaggaaaaaaaaaacatccgtAAACGtactagataagaccaagaagatcaacttgCTAAGAAGCAGCATgagcacgaaccgtagagacTATAAGGTGAAACAGAGCAGACACCGTCCTTGGACTACCTCATGAAGCCGCCAATTATGCTCCTACCAAATGTAGTAGATGGAAGCACACCAGAAGACACGAAATAACTTACTACACACCCCCTTACCTGACCCCACTCgacacaaccaactcaactcaacatcTCAACCTGCCACCCGATGAATCGACCCCAACTGACACAATATATCTAACCACACCTCTCTCCTaaacccacactcaaaaaataGATGATCCGTGATTCCACACCTCCCCACACAGAAGACAACCTCGCTTTGACAATAAcccaactcctcaaccaatcccgtGTAGCCAACCTGTCTCTCACAGCTAACCACGCACAGAAGGAGTGATACAGAATACCACCTCCAGACCACAAAAGACCTTCCCAAGACACCTTAGGACGACGATGGCGCAAACTCTCCCACGCACTAGCGATAGAAAATCGACCACTAGTACTTGGCACCCAAACCTAATAATCCTCCCCCCTCCCTAGGCCCCACTACCTAAATAAGACCCCAGATCTCAAGCAACTCCCATATCACTCCCCCCCCGGCAACCAAGGATCTCACTAAACAAAATATGACCTTCCATCACCTACCATCAAACGAACaagatgcttgaatctatccTTACAATgcaagatagccctcaagcaccaagacctcccaACCTCACACCGAACAACCCACAAAGACCGCCCACACAAAATTATTAACTTAATGAAACtgtattataattaatttcactagtttcatcattattaaatttttacttcataactattctaaattaattaacagaCATTAACCTAATGACTGAAAGTGATTATTGATTTAAGTATCTACTCAACATAAAACTatgttgaattaattaattattaattaatattttttagatacaaaattgaaagtgtaGACACCTATTAAATCTAAGGTTTGAAGTTTAAGAACTTATTagacaataattaaaaattcatagactaactaaattcttttgagatGAGACAGACTTAACAATTCAAAgattgaacttttaatttaacctttaaaataattatcctcgtaaaactgttattgaaaatttataataatatttcatAGTAAAACATCAAAGAATGAAAATTAAGAGCCCATTCGATAACGTTCCCGTTTCTCATTTCCTGtttcctatttcttgtttcttgtattttattttttaaaaactggaAATAGGTATATGTTTGGTaactttttttgtttgttgtttcttaaaaaaacagaaacaaaaacttgtttaataataatttcttgTTTCtcgtttattgtatttttctcttACCTTTTCTCTTATTACATAatctaaatataattaattatataaaataaaaaaaaatattagcatgcattaaaatattaaaattaattataaaatatttacattttcaatTACACATAGGTCTCAATGCAAAATTTAACAATAATACATTGTTTCTATGATTCATATgttgttaaaattttattccaatAATATTTCTTACTCATATCATTTGTTTTAATATGGACTCAAATCCTActcaattatattttttatgtaaatgaCGTGGCTGTAAAATATTgtagtaaaattaaataaatttcttgttaaacaaaatttatatattgtaaaattcTAACCGATTTCAAATGTACTAAaacataaaaagtcaaatttaaaatattatataaatattcatattgtaaaatttaaaatttaaaattaagaaaattaaatatagatgataaaatttgaattttgaaaaatcaaaccatatataaatctaaatattggaaattttaaagttcaaaattaaattaacataataaataaaataaaataaaatataagaaaatataagaaagaaagaaatacagaagaaatatagcaaaattgatagagagaagaaaaatatttaaaagaatggaaagaaagaaaaaaagaaattgtttcAACTTGGAATTGATCCCAAGACTAAAAATTCGTACAGATATTCTTAACGCACGCCTGTACCAATGATCCAGAActaaattggaaaaatagaacAAAATCTCTATGTAGTTTCTCAAATTTGATCCCCATTTTCAAAAACGTTTTTCAAATTCTAGAgacaaaaaatatgaataattatcaaataaatcaatttcttaaaaaataagaaacagaAATAGTATACGAAAAATGAGAATATTATTAAACGGACTCTAAAACGTtccttaaattttataaatgagAAATAAGAATGGACATCAAACAAATCAGTtcctaaaaaattagaaatagaaagagaaaacaaaaaattagaaTGTTATCAAACAGACCACTTGTTTGATAattgttcttattttttatttctaaaatttgaaaaatgtttctaaaaatgggATCAAATTTGAGAAATTTCAAAAAGTAGTTTCACCctattttgtttctattttatataataCTGTTTTTTTCATTTGTCAATACTCATCCTTAGCTTATTTGTAATACATGCCTAGACTATCTTTTCATCTCTTACTTGTGTGTTCAACTCTCAAATTGgatactttaatttttttttttttaatttttctttttatatttattttcatcttttatattttatttattttctttattaattttgttatttacaaagataattatactatatttatattttattttaattttttaattttcaaattctccaatatttagatttatatattattttattttcaatatgtatattacttttttatatttcaatttttgagTATCTGTTTTTACAATATGCCTGTttatatatcattttaattCGAATATTTTTAGTTTGAACCCGAGTAAAAttgtacaatatataaattttgctGACTAAGACATTTGTTTaacttaatttcaatattttacaactacgacatttacataataatataattaagttggaTTTGACTCGACATCATTTAGAACAAATGACTCGAGTTAGAGATAACATTGTCAATCAAATTTGGGGCAAGATGTGAAGGATATGATACAACTTTGTTATTACATTTAGTTGTCGTCGAAACTTGTATTAGATAATATAAACTTTTGATAAAATCTTCCTCGATGTATAATGTAGGACATATCTTCTCTTTTcaagaaataattatcaaacatgtttttatttctgttttttttCCCATGAAACAAGGAACAAGAataattattaaacatattcttgtttcttgttctcagaaaagaagaaacAGGAAATAAGAAACAATAAACGAGAAACATGGACGTTATCAAATGGACCCTGAATATTTACCTGTTGATAGGTATAGTCAATTTCATTAAAGTAatacaaatattattaatagaGCTTAACCTCGGTTGAAATTTATGAGCTTTGGGAGAACTTTTGGATGTCAATTTGACGCATTAATGAAACTTAATGTTATGTAATACTTGGTACCTCTTCCTAGTATAAATGAGTTTTGATAAatctttaaattattttttctctcttttcctttctatttaatatattaaaaatggtGTTTAAGAGCTCGAAGAATCTTATCATTCATAGAATATTTCTTGTTTATatctgaaaaataaataaaaaactgTGAAAtgtgaagtttgattcaaatcCACATCTccaattatttagttttattttatctaaaaaaactGTTTAGTTTCTTTTGatataaaagatttttttttaaatataacgtGATTCAAACTTGGaatattttaaccaattttttaattttattttactgtCCATCATTCTAAGGCCCTGCTAGCCCTagttgttggataatttaaaaaaagaacgtGACTCGAAAAATATTATAAACGTACAAGAGTGCATGCCAATTGCCAACTAcatctttgtatttttatttattaatcataATGCCGGTAGAtcaaaaatacatttgaaaaaattataccCACTacttaaattttagatttgattaCATTTGAGTCtctaaaatattaaaagtaaGTGTCATGTCAGATTTTAAACATATTGATGGAAGAACCTAATCTCTACTAAAAGCAAATCTCAACGGCAAAATTGTTAGTTTGAAAACTTACACACCTATATGTAACCAAGTCAAAAACTTAGGAATTGAAAGTGTATTTTTTTCCAGTAGATTAATATGATCAATAATTCTTAACATCCATTCAGTTTAAAATGATTGTCAATCTAATCGTAGTTCAACTAGTTAAATACTCTTGAAATCAATAGGTTGGAAATTCAAATCTATCCAATTACATATTTTGTTGAACtgaaaaaatatgaaaagattGGAAGGTAGTTAATTAGTTTGTTTTAGTATATAATCATTATTAAACTGATAGAAAAGATTATCCAACCTTTGACAATGAAGAAATTCTGTAagctttttaattttccataaaCGATTTAAAATGTAGGCAAGAGTgtctatttttcttcttctagatAGACAAGTATTACTTTTCCAACTTTTTATTCTTACCCACACTTATAATAATgcttgtatcatgtatcatatatcatgtatattatttattatcataCAATTATAACACTTACTAATAGGAATTATAGTTCAAATGTAATGAAACAGTTATCTAAAGGGACAGTTAGAAATTGATATGATTTCAAAAGGATAGcaattgttttattcaaatctaATTTCAACATTACAATAGTaacactattaaaaaaaaattaacgaaaataaacatgtgatgGGGTCTACACGGTTTGGTTCGGTCTAGTTTTGAGTAAAATCAAGAACTGAACGGAACAACTCAGTTTGTAATAACCATGAATCACTTAAAATCGAGTCTGCTCGGTTCATATCTATTTGGTTcggttagaaaaaaaatagcaagCTCAGTGGCACATTAATTACAAAGAACAAGCAAATAGTATTTATAGTGAAGGTTCGATAGGTTTGCAAAGATAAGGCGTTAAGGACGACAgatctgcaaaaaaaaaaaaaatggcgtgaaggaaaaaaagggcTTCCATAGGGTGAAGGTTCGTGGAGGCGTGGATTGAAGAGAAAAAATGGAGGGAAGAGGTATTTCAAGAAATCTACGAGGAGGAATTTCATGAAGAGGCTACTATTATGATTGAAGTTGCAGACCTTCAGCTTTTAGGGTTTTCTTCATAGGGCTGACTAgataaatagcaaaatttaagttttcatttggataaataacaaaaaaaaagataaattgtaAAAAGAGCAAAATGGATtatgaaattagaaaataatgatTATTGTCAAAACTACCCCACATGGAATTCTAAAGGTGTGAGAGCTTCAAAAccatttgaaaacaaaaaatacacTCTACCTAAACAACTATCACACACTAAAAAATGTATTCTGACAAAGTGTCTAATCCACATGTACAAGAAATAAACTACTTTCTTCAATACAGACTTGCTCCTAAAAAGTAAACCTACTTTAGTGGGAATACAAGATTGAAAGGAATCGAAATCTTAGAAATCAACGATTTCAGTGTTGCCCTAAGGAGGTTGAGAAAAATGATCAATGTCTGttaattcattatttaaatatagtgTATTTCCAATGTTTGGGACAACAGATGAGACATGATCAACCACTACACATAAATCAATTTGGGGGACTCTGATAAAACTAACATCAACcacaaaatatttttatctttaataaTCCTAATAAGATTTGAATTTGCAGAACCAGTCTTGTATATTGTCAAACCAGATATAGTTAACCCACCGGAGGGAAAAAGTTTACCTTGGATATATTCTAAAAATTGTTGGAACCATGAAATAGATAGAATATGCACCTCAAAATTTCGAAAATATGGTAGTGAGAATTCTCATCCCATCGACTATCAAAGAAAGAAACCATAATAATTGAACACTTTGTGTGAGTAACAAAAGTTATGGTTATTTTTTTACgaagtgatatttctttttttcaaatcataaaataatagcaaaaatagtatataaaactaatttattaagaatatgagaatttacaactaatttattaaaaatgtatatataaaattatgaaaaacaattcaaagatttgaacAAAATTGAATACtcataaagtaatgaaaaaccattcaaagatttgaataaaatatatggataaaataaaatttaataatatatggatatttaaaatataaatttggtagaaaaatctggatatttaattaagatgagattaattcgaaaagtggttaaatagaatctaaaataataataaaatatggagaTTATGTTGAACAAAATTAGAATGGCAGTTGTTGTTAAGGAATATCAGCAACTATCCTATATACATAAATATGGAGATTATGTTGAACAAAATTAGAATGGCAGTTGTTGTTAAGGAATATCAGCAACTATCCTATATACATAATTCAACTCTGTTTTTTATTCTACAATTACCTGGTATTTGTAGTTTCACCAATTTGGCGAACTCGGATAAAACTGACATCAACTGCAAAATATCTTTATCTTCAACAATATTCGAATTGGTAAAACCAATCCGTTACATTGTCAAATGAAATATAGTTAACTCAGCAAAGGAAAATTTTTGCCTTGGATATATTCCACAAATTTTTGGAACGATAAATTTGATGGAATATGCgcctcaaaattttgaaaatcatggTAGTGAGAATTCTCATCCCATCGACCATAAAAGTGGAGTCTAATCTGTTATAAAGCCATAACAAAAGCAGTAGCTTGTTAAAGAAACCACAACAAAATCTAAATTGATAAAACACTTTGTGTGAATAACAACAACACAAATATTCTGGGAGaaatcctcgtcccaagttgatgctactttcaGACCTCACTGTCCGACAACATGTTcttctcttggaacttcatgaccgaCGCATGATCTTATCCCCAATGCATGGCCttcgtgatcaacgcatggtcTCCTACAAATCTACCTTCTAACACTCTTCCTTACATTCTTTGAAGAGGATTTGGCTCATGAATTGAAGAGacatcttgtggtggtatttataggccaaaggaaACGATCCTTATCATCTTTACCAAGTCTCAATgcaagacacctcctactttgggGTGTTTGCACCATGTTTTGCCACCACTTACTCCCTTGACATTTACCCATTCTCATGCCACACACCTACTTgtgttgtcttcctcatgcataagacttcCTTTGCACGAAACTTAATTTGTCCagctcctactaactcaagtTCCTTCTCTCGATATAGCCATTTGTCCATATGAGCTCATCAACCTTGCGTAATGCAAGCCTCAGCACTGCTCCATCACTTAGTCCATCATGCAACTCTTGCACTCATTGCTTAGCTCAATCGCCTAATGAATCTCTCGCTGTAATCGTTTAGTGCCTGCGTCCATCGTATAGCACCAAcgccccatcgtgtagctcaatcgtttagtaaacgatctcgctctcaacaaTTTCGCCCTCAACGATCTCGTGCAACGCCCATCGCTTAACATTctgcctatcgtgtagtgtctttgcctatcgtatagcccgATCATCTAGCGTGTCACTTCTTATCGTTTAACGTCATGGGCATcttcacgatcgtctagcgcttcgCTGAGCTCCGCatatttgctatacgatcgcctacctcatcatgtagcgccacgcatttgctacacgatcgcctacctcatcatgTAGCACAGctcatttgctatacgatcgcctacctcatcgtgtagcgtcgCTCacttgctacacgatcgtctgccTAGCGCATTGcgctcaacatctcgctctctccgttCTCGCTCATGCATTCTCAATGCATGAGAAACTtaggcaatgcctcttgccaatgcCTCGGCCAATCATGCATCTAACCTTACAAATGCATGGTTGCCTTTGACTTAAACCTCTACTAATTTAGCCTTATCTTATGCATTAATGTTTCCTAATACCCAACACATGGTTCCTTTTGGCTACATTTAGCCAAATTCTACTAGTAAAAGCTTATCtccaaactactcaaggaaaatctattcaacacttagaaatttccttctttcaacataggatttaactttcacttagttaattttcttaattacccacttaagtagggaaaatgaaaatccgggtttcacaaatTCTCACCCTATCGACCATCAAAGAGAAGTCTAATCCATTGTAAAACCATACCAAAAATAGTAGCTTGTTAAAGAAACCACAACAAAACCTAAATAGATGAACATAACAAAAGCTATGGTCATTTTTTTACGAAGTGATATTTCTTATTTCTAAATCgttaaaataatagcaaaatagtATATAAAACTAAGTTTTTAAGAATATGAGAATGcacaactaatttattaagaatgtatgtataaaattatgaaaaataattcaaatatttgaataaaattgaatacgtATAAGGTAATGAAAAAccattcaaagatttgaataaaatatatggataaaataaaatttaataatatatggatatttaaaatataaattttatataaaactctgaatatttaattaaggtgaaattaattcaaaatgtagTCAAAcagaatctaaaataataataaaatatgaagaTTATGTTAACTAGATGAGCAAAATTAGGAGGGTCGTTGTTGTTAAGGAATACCAACAATTACCTTGTATACATAACTTAACCCTGTTTTTTATTCTACAATTACCTATATGTAGTTTCATCAATTTGGGGGACTATGATAAAACTGACATcaatcacaaaatatcttttattttcaacaatatTCGAATTGGCAAAACATGGTACATTGTCAAACAAAATATAGTTAACTCAGCGGAGGaaaaaattttacttttgatATATTCCACAAATTGTTGAAACGATGAATTTTATGGAATATGCGCCTCAAAATTTCGAAAATTATGGTAGTGAGAATTCTCTTCCCATCGACTATCAAGGAGGAGTCTAATCAATTGTAAAgtcataacaaaaacaatagCTTGTTAAAGAAACCACAACAAAACCTAAATCGATTAACACTTTGTGTGagtaacaaataaaataatagaaaaatagtATATAAAACTAAGTTATTAAGAATATGAGAATgtacaactaatttattatgaatgtatgtataaaattatgaaaaacaattcaaagagttgaataaaattgaatagtaatgaaaaaccattcatagatttgaataaaatatatggataaaataaaatttaatagtatatggatatttaaaatataactttGGTAAAAAATATGGATATTTAATTAAGGTGAGATTAATTCA contains:
- the LOC120069650 gene encoding 1-aminocyclopropane-1-carboxylate oxidase homolog 1-like, which translates into the protein MLHQDKNVVDGVDLTPAANDDEHFDRAAELKLFDDTKAGVKGLVDSGITQIPRIFYRPPDASESPAPGDIELSIPVIDLEGIDIDSSKRRDVVYKVREASEKWGFFQLVNHGVPVSVLDEMKNGTLRFYEQDTELKKQFYTRHNTKSIVYNSNFDLFTAPAANWRDTFLCFMAPNLPNPQDLPEICRDILFEYSKEMKKLGIMLFELLSEALGLNTNYLSDIECDRGLAVLCHYYPACPQPELTLGTTEHADNDFLTVLLQDDQIGVLQVLHQKKWVDVPPIPGALVVNIGDLLQLISNDRFKSVEHRVLSNREGPRVSIASFFGIGVYPTSQVYGPIKELLSELNPAKYSETTLKDFYFYHNNRGLNGTSALQHYRLGVDDEGNG